In the genome of Cellvibrio sp. KY-YJ-3, one region contains:
- a CDS encoding response regulator produces the protein MSKHVLIVDDSVSVRQMVEATLKSAGYTVTAAKDGLEALNLCKTKSYDFVLTDQNMPNMDGLTLIKSLRTLPAHIRTPIVVLTTEASDAMKAQGRAAGATGWMVKPFDPNKLLEIAKKVMG, from the coding sequence ATGAGTAAACATGTGTTGATCGTCGATGATTCAGTATCGGTAAGGCAAATGGTAGAGGCAACATTAAAATCCGCCGGTTATACGGTTACTGCTGCGAAAGATGGTTTGGAAGCGTTGAATTTGTGCAAAACAAAAAGCTATGACTTTGTGTTAACCGATCAGAACATGCCGAATATGGATGGTTTAACGCTGATTAAATCCTTACGTACCTTACCTGCTCACATCCGCACACCGATTGTCGTGCTCACCACTGAAGCTAGCGATGCCATGAAAGCACAAGGGCGAGCCGCTGGCGCAACAGGTTGGATGGTAAAACCTTTTGATCCCAATAAATTGTTGGAAATTGCTAAAAAAGTGATGGGGTAG
- a CDS encoding SpoIIE family protein phosphatase, with protein sequence MTELLSDKTLRILVVDDDQLLNELLCEFLHSKDLQTHSAFSFSDAKRELSNNSVIDLVLLDYELGDGTGLNLMRDLANENISIPPVIMISVNEDPDFLQNCFACGIADYIIKPINLSLLALKVRALINSVSMQKLISLQNAELARFKKEAEREEAIAKFIYEYLLGQNSQKVQGVETWLQSSASFSGDIAMARTSPGGDLYFMLADATGHGLSAAITIMPAVSIFNSMVAKGFHLQPIVTELNKKLCRDTPPDRFVAAIIVQVQKDQGELHVWNGGMPTAHWVSDGVIQQTFRSRHMALGILDDDQFEATVETYRFPKSGFFFACTDGLLEERNPAGDCFSMQRVVDVIESEPADLHAQLVAALHAHTGCATYSDDVSMCTLTPAAMLLGSSRLLTDGILHRRIEPGIGHFSWAVELSGRKIAECEIPPLVNKFLQYLGVDQNVCQIVFLIVSEMVSNAIDHGILRLDSEFKENADGFEFYFQERERRLKRLTEKDTISLSLEWLKDAITPSLMITVKDTGVGYDPAVLDKNNDDQLSGRGLYLIRGLAQSVEIVPPGNLIRAVISSF encoded by the coding sequence ATGACTGAATTACTGTCGGACAAAACGCTGCGTATTTTAGTTGTTGACGATGATCAACTGCTAAATGAACTGCTATGCGAATTTTTGCACAGTAAGGATCTGCAAACCCATTCTGCGTTCAGCTTTTCCGATGCCAAGCGCGAGCTAAGTAATAACTCTGTAATCGATTTGGTATTGCTGGATTACGAGTTGGGTGATGGTACTGGCCTGAATTTGATGCGCGATCTGGCCAATGAAAATATTTCAATACCACCGGTCATTATGATTAGTGTCAATGAGGATCCGGATTTTCTGCAAAATTGTTTTGCGTGCGGTATTGCCGATTACATTATCAAGCCCATCAATTTGTCGTTGTTGGCTTTAAAAGTAAGGGCACTTATTAATTCGGTGTCCATGCAAAAACTCATCAGCTTGCAAAATGCCGAATTGGCGCGGTTTAAAAAAGAAGCTGAGCGCGAAGAGGCAATTGCTAAATTCATTTATGAATATTTGCTCGGGCAAAACAGTCAAAAAGTTCAAGGTGTTGAAACCTGGTTGCAATCCTCTGCTTCATTCAGTGGCGATATCGCAATGGCGCGCACCTCTCCCGGTGGCGATTTATATTTTATGCTGGCAGATGCGACCGGTCATGGTCTCTCGGCGGCAATTACTATAATGCCAGCGGTATCCATCTTTAATAGCATGGTGGCCAAGGGGTTTCATCTGCAACCCATAGTGACTGAACTCAATAAAAAACTCTGCCGCGATACCCCTCCTGATCGATTTGTTGCTGCCATTATTGTGCAGGTACAAAAAGATCAAGGTGAACTCCACGTGTGGAATGGTGGAATGCCAACTGCGCACTGGGTTAGCGATGGTGTAATTCAGCAAACTTTTCGCTCGCGTCACATGGCGTTGGGTATTCTTGATGATGACCAGTTTGAAGCAACTGTTGAAACCTATCGTTTTCCTAAAAGCGGATTTTTTTTCGCCTGTACCGACGGTTTGCTAGAAGAGAGAAACCCGGCTGGAGATTGTTTTTCCATGCAGCGGGTGGTGGATGTTATCGAGTCTGAACCTGCTGATTTGCATGCGCAATTGGTGGCAGCGCTACATGCCCACACAGGATGTGCGACTTACAGTGATGATGTCTCCATGTGCACTTTAACACCTGCAGCAATGCTCCTGGGCAGTTCGCGGCTACTCACAGACGGTATTTTGCATCGACGAATTGAGCCGGGAATTGGCCATTTTTCCTGGGCGGTGGAGCTGTCCGGGCGCAAGATTGCAGAATGTGAAATTCCTCCACTTGTAAATAAGTTTCTGCAATATTTGGGTGTCGATCAAAATGTCTGCCAGATAGTATTTTTAATTGTGAGTGAAATGGTTAGCAATGCAATTGATCATGGCATTTTACGGCTTGACTCTGAGTTTAAAGAAAATGCCGATGGCTTTGAGTTTTATTTTCAGGAGCGCGAGCGCCGGTTAAAGCGATTAACCGAAAAAGATACGATTTCCTTATCGCTTGAATGGCTAAAAGATGCCATCACCCCGAGCTTGATGATCACCGTAAAAGACACCGGGGTTGGTTATGATCCCGCCGTGTTAGATAAAAATAATGATGATCAACTTTCCGGGCGCGGTTTGTACTTAATTCGCGGCTTGGCGCAATCAGTGGAGATTGTGCCGCCCGGTAATTTGATTCGGGCAGTAATTAGTTCTTTTTAA
- a CDS encoding STAS domain-containing protein, which translates to MTDQAVVILPNRFDYGYHKEFQRKCTECLEGNGITKIVFDFGAVEYLDSAALGMMMMWQRRAAASNKKMYIKGAKGATAQILAMANMQRIFDYI; encoded by the coding sequence ATGACTGATCAAGCTGTTGTGATACTACCTAATCGTTTTGATTACGGCTATCACAAAGAATTCCAACGAAAGTGTACCGAGTGTCTGGAAGGCAATGGAATCACCAAAATTGTGTTCGACTTTGGTGCCGTCGAGTATTTAGATAGTGCTGCCTTGGGCATGATGATGATGTGGCAGCGTCGCGCTGCGGCCTCTAATAAGAAAATGTATATCAAGGGTGCAAAGGGAGCTACTGCACAAATATTAGCGATGGCCAACATGCAGCGCATTTTCGACTACATATAG
- a CDS encoding STAS domain-containing protein produces the protein MTQSAAVIRMPKRFDYSSSSEFNAAIAAALDFGGNVTLDCIEMEYIDSAGIGLLVMSHKKVQAKNAKLIMQNLKSAPKEILGLANIQKIIDID, from the coding sequence ATGACTCAGTCAGCCGCTGTAATTCGCATGCCAAAACGTTTTGATTATTCATCCAGCAGTGAATTCAACGCTGCTATTGCTGCTGCCCTGGATTTTGGTGGCAATGTGACATTGGACTGTATTGAAATGGAGTATATCGACAGTGCAGGCATTGGCTTGCTGGTTATGTCGCATAAAAAAGTACAGGCAAAAAATGCCAAGCTAATTATGCAAAATCTGAAATCAGCACCCAAAGAGATTCTTGGGTTGGCAAATATTCAAAAAATTATTGATATTGATTAA
- a CDS encoding methyl-accepting chemotaxis protein, which yields MPTKQIIVIAAAFVGGGALGVWVHPLLAAVFSTLVMVVLVLSLNSYARPELVGGGDSHTQRQDNAAPLQDASLIMGEVVAETQKSLHAQIAIQADAIGLLVQSFDAIKTLLDEQQNHIHNLLYDNETDKNTISARMSLFAENTYDLLNRFVDTTVEISASSMELVEKVGAIAEQMPTVIRALKDIDQIASQTNLLALNAAIEAARAGEAGRGFAVVADEVRALSNRSAGFSRDIQQQLRAIATAIAELDQVVGQVASQDMTYVLLAKAEMQRISSQLIQKADADQAITHQMEGILAQLVVALNNATRALQFEDMSRQNIDYSISQLNDLKPLVAQLTQAANFPERLEKEVANYRNSGARQKHNPVSASSIESGSVDLF from the coding sequence ATGCCAACCAAGCAGATTATCGTTATTGCTGCAGCCTTTGTTGGCGGTGGAGCACTTGGAGTTTGGGTTCATCCTTTATTAGCGGCAGTATTTAGTACCTTGGTTATGGTGGTATTGGTTTTGTCGCTCAATTCATATGCCAGGCCTGAATTGGTTGGCGGTGGCGACAGCCACACCCAACGGCAAGACAACGCCGCCCCCCTGCAGGATGCCAGCCTGATAATGGGCGAGGTTGTTGCAGAAACCCAGAAAAGTTTACACGCACAAATTGCGATTCAAGCCGACGCAATTGGCTTGTTAGTCCAGTCTTTTGATGCCATTAAAACCTTGCTGGATGAACAGCAAAACCATATCCATAACCTGCTTTATGATAATGAAACGGATAAAAATACCATTTCAGCGCGCATGAGTTTGTTTGCAGAAAATACCTATGATCTGCTCAACCGCTTTGTAGATACCACGGTTGAAATTAGCGCTTCGTCTATGGAACTAGTGGAAAAAGTGGGCGCCATTGCCGAGCAAATGCCTACCGTTATCCGTGCGCTAAAAGACATAGATCAAATAGCCTCCCAAACTAATTTGCTGGCACTTAATGCTGCGATTGAGGCTGCGCGTGCCGGTGAAGCCGGGCGTGGCTTTGCCGTGGTTGCCGACGAAGTACGCGCACTTTCCAATCGCTCAGCAGGTTTCAGTCGCGATATACAGCAACAGCTAAGAGCTATTGCTACGGCAATTGCAGAGCTTGATCAAGTGGTTGGGCAAGTTGCCTCCCAGGACATGACCTATGTGTTACTGGCCAAGGCAGAAATGCAAAGAATCAGCTCCCAATTAATCCAAAAGGCGGATGCGGATCAAGCGATAACACATCAAATGGAAGGCATTTTGGCGCAATTGGTTGTGGCGTTGAACAATGCAACCCGTGCCTTGCAATTTGAAGATATGTCGCGACAAAACATCGATTACAGTATTTCGCAATTAAATGATCTGAAACCTCTGGTTGCACAGTTAACACAAGCAGCAAATTTTCCTGAGCGGCTTGAAAAAGAAGTTGCTAACTACAGGAATAGCGGTGCGCGCCAAAAACACAATCCAGTATCTGCTTCCTCGATAGAAAGCGGTTCTGTAGATCTTTTTTAA